TTTGATAACCTCTATAAAAATATAAAAGTGGGGAAAAAAACTTCCCCACTTATGTTTAAGCACATGTGCAGGCTTTAGCTTATTGAAATTATAGCAGAAACAACAGACTTAATCAAGGCGGTATTTACCTCGCCTTTGAAAAAGCCGTTTGTTTTACAATACGGAACAAATAGCGTATGTCCTCCTAAAATTGAATCTTTGCTTTATATTCTCCGGATTCATTGCGGCAGGATATCAGTTTTTTGCCGGTATGCCCGCACCATTCCTTTAAATCCTTGTCAAAATTATCACAATCCGCGTTTACTTCCATCACATCTCCGGGTTTCATATCCGGGACATATATGGCAATTCTTAAAACCGGCAGCGGATATTTCAGTCCGCTGCAATCCACATGAACCGTACCCATAACAATTACCTCCCCGCTTACATATCCCCTTACAGCCTGAAGAAATCACGCCTGTGTTAAGTATAGCGGAGGATTTTTATAAATCAAGTTTACCGGACAGGACGCGCTGAAAAAATATACACAACCCCGGTATAATTATGATAAAAACCACAGATTCTTAATTAAAGCTTTCTATACCGCTCTTCAAATATTTCAAAAGCCCTTTTGGAAAAGAGGGCAAAAATAACTTTTTTTAAGTGCTTTGGCTGCGCAAGGTCAAACGCCTTCACTTCATTTATCATGATTGCCGCGCATTTTTCAATTGAAAAGCCTCCTACCCCTGTGCCTAATGCCGGGAACACGATAGAAACGCACTTTAATTTTTCCGCAAGCTTAAGCGAATTTGACACCGCCTCTTCTATTACCGCGCCGCTTGTCTTTAAATCCTGCCCCATCACCACGGCATGAATGACGTGCCTGCAGGCAAGTTTCCCGGCTTTGGTTTCTACCGCTTCCCCCAAATCTGCCGGCGCTTTACCCATAGCTTCCTGTTCTATTTCTCGCCCGCCTTTTAATTTAATCGCGCCTGCGACACCGGATCCCATCCACAATTCATTATTTGCCGCGTTTACAATTACATCCGCCGGAACTGAAGTTATATCGCCATGCACAAGTTCTATCACAATGTGCTGAAGTTTTTTTGCCTGCATAATAACCTCCCCTTTTATTTCTTATATTCCAGCTTTAAAGTATCACCTTGCCCTGGCCCTAAGAAGGCTTAGCACGCGCTTCATATCATCCGGGATTTCCGCGCTGAAAAACATTTTTTTACCGTTAAAAGGATTTTCAAATTCAAGTTCGCTTGCGTGCAGCATCTGCCGCGGCAAAAGGTCTTCCCTGCTTTTTATATCATATCCCAGGCACCCTGCAAGATCGTTGTCCTTTGATTTATTGCCATACACAGGGTCGCCTACGACCTCGTTCTTTATGTAATTCATGTGCACGCGTATCTGGTGCGTCCTGCCGGTAAGGATTCTTACTTTCAGCAGAGTGGTGTTTGAAAATATTTCTTCAGGTTCAAAAATCGTATACGCTTCCTTGCCTCCGGAATATTTAGCGGTATATTTAAGCCTGTTGTTCGCATCACGTACAATGTGGGTATTTATGTGCCCCACCTGTTCCACCCTGCCGTGTACAATACAGCGGTATGTCTTGTTGATTTTTTTTTCCTTAAAAAGCGCGGCAAGTTTGTGATGCGCATCCCCGTTTCTTGCTATTATCATAAGCCCGGAAGTGTCCCTGTCCAGCCGGTGCACTATCCCAATCCTGCTGCTTGTGCCTTCATAATCCTCTTCATTAATATGTTTCCCGACAAGCGCATTTACCAAAGTGCCGTCGCTGTGCCCGGGCGAGGGATGCACTACAAGGCCTGCCTGTTTGTTGATTATCATCATATTATCATCTTCATATATGATGTTTAAAGGGATGTCCTGTTTTATAAGTTCAAATTTTTTTGGAAGTTCTTCCAGATATTCCAGATAATCCCCCCGCTTTAATTTGTACCCGGGGGAACCGGTTATTTTACCATTTAGAGAGACATTTCCATTATCCATAATGTGCTTAATCTGCGACCTTGAAAGGCCGGAAGTTTCCCTTAGAAAAACATCTATCCTCTGCCTGTCATCCGAAGTTACTTTAACTGATTTTTTTTCCATTTATAAAACACAAACGCGGCGCCTGCCGCACCTGCCGCTATCATAAAGATGCTTATGAAAGTGGAGGTTGACAGTTTCATTATCTGTCCGCGTTCCGCGTCTCCCCTGAAGATTTCCATTATAAAACGGATTATTCCGTAATTCATAAAATAAAGAAAAAAGATAACCCCGTTAATATGTTTGACCCTGCGGAAAAAAAGCAGCAGAAATAAAAAATTCAGAAAATTTAGAGCGGATTCATAAAGCTGCACCGGAAGATGCGGAAGATTGTCGCCGATGGACGGGAAAACAACCCCGCACTTATCATCAACAGAACCGTAGCAGCAGCCGTTAAAATAGCACCCTATTCTGCCTATAGCGTGCCCAAGGGACACAAACGGCATGCATATATCGCCAAGCCTTAGTATAGGAAGTTTTTTCAGCCTTAACCATACAAGGTCGCTTATAATAGCCCCTATCAAGCCGCCATAAAAAACCAGCCCGCCTTCCCAGACCTTGAAAATATCAGCAATATTTTTTGAATAGACATCATCCCACCATATTCCCACATATAAAAGGCGCGCGCCTATTACAGCTCCGATTATGGATACAAGGCCAATATCAGTTACAGGGTCGCCCTTAAACCCTTCTTTTTTTGCCAGCATGCCGGCAAGCAGAATTCCCGCAAGAAAACCTATAGCGGTGGACAATCCATAGGAACGAAGCTCAAAGAAACCAAAATCAGCTATTATGGGGTGCATTTTTTTCCTCTCCGTGAATAAGCATAAACAATATAAAGAAGACAACACCCACGCTTATCGCGCTGTCCGCCACATTAAACACCGGAAAATGCCAGGACTTGTGATAGACCTCTATAAAATCAGTAATGCTTCCAATTAAAAGCCTGTCTGTAAAATTACCAAGCGCGCCGCCTATAATAAGGCCGCAGCTGAAATTATACAGAAATTTAGGGCTTCTGTATTTATACCAGTAAGTTAAAATTGCGGCCATGGCAAGCGCGACTATCCCAAGCAATACCCACCTTTTAGCGGGGTGGTCCACATTGCCCAGCATGCCGTAAGAAACGCCGCTATTTTCTATGTAAGTAATATTAAGAAAACCCTTTATGACAGGTATTGACTGGTACAGTTTCATCGTAGATTTAATAAAAAACTTTACTGCCTGGTCCAGTCCTAAAATTGTAATTGCCGTTATTATCAAAGTTCTCATTTTTTCTCCTTTAAAAAACCTGTTCAACAGAACAGATATACCCTGTTATATTATTTTCCCTGTCTTTAACGTGGTATGTACTGACCAGCAGTTTTTTTATGATTCCGGCCGCCTGTATGGACACAGATACTTTTTCTGACGGCTGTCTTTTTAATATTAAATTATTTATCAGTTCGGCAGCATCACCTATTGCTTCCAAATGCTTAAAGTGCATATTTCTGGCCTTATGTCCGCGCAGGGCGAATATTTCCTCTGCCCTGGCATTAAAAACTTTTATTATTCCGGAAGCGTCCATAATAATAAATCCGCTTTTAAGCGAATCATATACCCTGGTGTGAAATTCCAGCATACCTTCAAGGTCTTCATGCGAATCTTTAAGTTTCTCGGAAAGTTCGCCGTATGCTTTTTTCATTTTCTTTTTTTCTTCAATCTCTTCATTTGCTTTTTCGGCAAGAAAACTGGCATGAAGCGATACGACAAATATAAAGGGAATATTCAGTATCTCTCTTTCCTGCATGAATCCGGCAAAGCCGGCATCATTACCTGACGACCTTATGAAAAAATACACAAGGGTCGTCACCGCGGCAATTGCCACACTTAAACCCACAGACTGCCCTATGGCAGCCATAAATAACGCAAGGAAAATAACCATCAGCATATTAAAAGTAAGGCCTGCAAGCCAGTATGCCCCAAAAGACACCAGTATAATATCAAGGACGAATATAATGTAATGAAGTTTCATGCCTTCATACATTTTTTCCGGCAGCAGTCCAAAAAATATATTGGATATGATAACAACGGCAATATAGAAAAATAAGAAACCTGAAGATTCTATTATGCCGCCAAAATTATATATGCCAAGCAGTATTATTATAAGGGTTAAAACAGCCCTTATATATGTTATGCTGCGCTTATTCTGTTTAAGCCTGTCTTCCATTTTTCACTTCCCCGCCTACTGCGCCTGTTCTGTAATACTTTTAATATAAACAAGTATGTCCGCTATCTGCGTGCCAAACCACGGCATACCGCCAAGTTTCACAAATACACCCTTCATAATCGCCAGGATTATTGCGCCTACTACCGTTGCACCCAGCAAAAAACCAACTCCCCTGGACAAACCAATTACAAAATTCAAAAAAATAAGTTTTAAAGGCCTGCTTTTTATGTCAATAAACTCTTCTATGTTGCCTGCTTCCAGCATAGCTGCTACTTTCTGCATCAGCTTCATGTCATAGGCAAGAACCTTTTCTACTTTAGATGCCTTTTTTTCTTTTTCATTTTTTTTTGTTTTATTCATTTTATTCTCACAAGGATTAACAAATTATGTTATCCCAAATTTTCAACACATCTGGAGCAAAGCCCCGGATATTCGGAATCTTTGCCCACAGCATCAACGTATCTCCAGCACCTTTCGCACTTAATACCTTCAGACTTTGAAGCTGTTATTTCCAGTCCAAAATCCCACTCTTTTTCTTCCAGTTTTTCGGCAGGGCTGTATGACACACCGGAAATAATTATCATCTGTTCCACTTCTTCCTTTGACAGTTTCTTTAAAATCCTGTCAAGTTTGGCGGAAGCGTATTTAATATTTACCACAGCTTCATACGGATGGCTTATAAGCTTTTCTTTTCTTTTATCCTCTATTTTTTTCAGGGCTGCATCCCTTAATTTATTAAACGTCTCCCACTCTTCCACTGTCTGCGCGTCTAAAAGGGGCTCTTTTTCCACCGTCCACTTTTCAAGCTGAATGTGGCTTTCATTTCTTAACTCCTGCGGTATAAACTGCCACACTTCATCAGCTGTAAACGCAAGCACCGGCGCAATGGCTTTGGTAAGGTTAATCAGCATTTTATAAATAACGGTCTGGGCTCCCCTGCGCTGTTTGCCGTCACTTTTAAACGTATACAGCCTGTCTTTTAAGACATCAAAGTAATACGAAGACAGAAATAACGAGCAGAAATTGGAAAATTCCCTGTAAACCCTGTAGAATTCAAAATTTTCATAATAGTTATCCAAAGAGTCCAATAATACCTGCATTTTATGAAGGGCGTATTTGTCAAATGATGACAGTTCTTCATACGGCACCATATCTTCTTTTTTAAAATCATTTACCGCGCTTAACATATAGCGGAAAGTGTTTCTTATGCGCCTGTAAGAATCCGTAACCCTTGACATAATTTCATCTGATATCGGCTGGTCTGTTGTGAAGTCTTCAGAAGCCACCCAAAGCCTTAATAAATCAGCGCCGCCTTTTTTAATAAGGCTAAGCGGGTCAATTACGTTGCCAAGTGATTTATGCATGGCGCGGCCCTGACCGTCAACAACCCAGCCTGTGCTGATAACCGATTTATACGGTGCCTTGCCCTTAAAGCCGACAGCAGCAAGAAGCGATGACTGAAACCATCCCCTGTACTGGTCTGACCCTTCAAGATAAAGGTCGGCCGGCCAGGATAAATCATCTCTGGTTTCAAGCACGGAAAAACTTGAAGCACCGGAATCAAACCACACATCAAAAATATCACTTCCCCTATCCACATTATCAGAACCGCACTTGGGGCACTTGCAGTCATCACCTAAAATTTCCTTTGCCGAATGTTTAAACCATCCGTCGCTGCCTTCTTCTTTTATAAGCGCCCTTACTTTGGCTATGGTTTTTTCAGTCACTATTGATTCGCCGCAGTCTTTGCAGGTAAAAACAAAGATAGGCACACCCCACGAACGCTGGCGCGATATGCACCAGTCCGGCCTGCCGGAAATCATCTTTGTTATCCTGTCTTCTCCCCATTCATTGAACCACTTTACGTTTTTAACTTCGTTAAGCGCCTGTGCGCGGAAATTATCTTTTTCCATGGAAATAAACCACTGGTTGGTAGCCCTGTAAATAATGGGGCTTTTGCAGCGCCAGCAATGCGCGTACGAATGGGTTATCTGTTCCTGCGCAAGCAGTACATTTTTTTCTTTAAGCAGTTCAACTATTTTTTCGTTGGCGGCAAAAACATGCTCGCCTTTCATCATTTCAAATTCATTTGTGTACCGGCCGCAGGCGTCCACCGGGTTTAGTATCTGAAGGTTATATTTTAATCCCGCCACATAGTCTTCATGGCCGTGGCCCGGCGCTA
The nucleotide sequence above comes from Candidatus Goldiibacteriota bacterium HGW-Goldbacteria-1. Encoded proteins:
- a CDS encoding SirA-like protein; the protein is MGTVHVDCSGLKYPLPVLRIAIYVPDMKPGDVMEVNADCDNFDKDLKEWCGHTGKKLISCRNESGEYKAKIQF
- a CDS encoding Appr-1-p processing protein is translated as MQAKKLQHIVIELVHGDITSVPADVIVNAANNELWMGSGVAGAIKLKGGREIEQEAMGKAPADLGEAVETKAGKLACRHVIHAVVMGQDLKTSGAVIEEAVSNSLKLAEKLKCVSIVFPALGTGVGGFSIEKCAAIMINEVKAFDLAQPKHLKKVIFALFSKRAFEIFEERYRKL
- a CDS encoding RluA family pseudouridine synthase, which gives rise to MEKKSVKVTSDDRQRIDVFLRETSGLSRSQIKHIMDNGNVSLNGKITGSPGYKLKRGDYLEYLEELPKKFELIKQDIPLNIIYEDDNMMIINKQAGLVVHPSPGHSDGTLVNALVGKHINEEDYEGTSSRIGIVHRLDRDTSGLMIIARNGDAHHKLAALFKEKKINKTYRCIVHGRVEQVGHINTHIVRDANNRLKYTAKYSGGKEAYTIFEPEEIFSNTTLLKVRILTGRTHQIRVHMNYIKNEVVGDPVYGNKSKDNDLAGCLGYDIKSREDLLPRQMLHASELEFENPFNGKKMFFSAEIPDDMKRVLSLLRARAR
- the lgt gene encoding prolipoprotein diacylglyceryl transferase is translated as MHPIIADFGFFELRSYGLSTAIGFLAGILLAGMLAKKEGFKGDPVTDIGLVSIIGAVIGARLLYVGIWWDDVYSKNIADIFKVWEGGLVFYGGLIGAIISDLVWLRLKKLPILRLGDICMPFVSLGHAIGRIGCYFNGCCYGSVDDKCGVVFPSIGDNLPHLPVQLYESALNFLNFLFLLLFFRRVKHINGVIFFLYFMNYGIIRFIMEIFRGDAERGQIMKLSTSTFISIFMIAAGAAGAAFVFYKWKKNQLK
- the lspA gene encoding signal peptidase II, yielding MRTLIITAITILGLDQAVKFFIKSTMKLYQSIPVIKGFLNITYIENSGVSYGMLGNVDHPAKRWVLLGIVALAMAAILTYWYKYRSPKFLYNFSCGLIIGGALGNFTDRLLIGSITDFIEVYHKSWHFPVFNVADSAISVGVVFFILFMLIHGEEKNAPHNS
- a CDS encoding isoleucine--tRNA ligase, producing the protein MEKKDTAIHMPKTDFPMKGNLNQREPEFYKKWEDDKVYENLLEKRKKENAPSYILHDGPPYANGNIHMGHTLNKVLKDIVVRYRSFKGYYSPYVPGWDCHGMPIEHKVAENLGSRAKTMTKPEIRRLCHEYAMKYVKLQGDQFKRLGIMGDWENPYLTLNKEYETKMVDIFWEMYKKGLVYRGLKPVYWCCRCETALAEAEVEYADHKSTSVFVKFKIKDDSKSKAKPGKDTYVVIWTTTPWTLPANVAIALHPDFDYAVYEGAGEKYILAKGLKTQFEEKTGISGLKEISVFKGKDLERAVCQHPFVDRDSLVINADYVTLETGTGCVHIAPGHGHEDYVAGLKYNLQILNPVDACGRYTNEFEMMKGEHVFAANEKIVELLKEKNVLLAQEQITHSYAHCWRCKSPIIYRATNQWFISMEKDNFRAQALNEVKNVKWFNEWGEDRITKMISGRPDWCISRQRSWGVPIFVFTCKDCGESIVTEKTIAKVRALIKEEGSDGWFKHSAKEILGDDCKCPKCGSDNVDRGSDIFDVWFDSGASSFSVLETRDDLSWPADLYLEGSDQYRGWFQSSLLAAVGFKGKAPYKSVISTGWVVDGQGRAMHKSLGNVIDPLSLIKKGGADLLRLWVASEDFTTDQPISDEIMSRVTDSYRRIRNTFRYMLSAVNDFKKEDMVPYEELSSFDKYALHKMQVLLDSLDNYYENFEFYRVYREFSNFCSLFLSSYYFDVLKDRLYTFKSDGKQRRGAQTVIYKMLINLTKAIAPVLAFTADEVWQFIPQELRNESHIQLEKWTVEKEPLLDAQTVEEWETFNKLRDAALKKIEDKRKEKLISHPYEAVVNIKYASAKLDRILKKLSKEEVEQMIIISGVSYSPAEKLEEKEWDFGLEITASKSEGIKCERCWRYVDAVGKDSEYPGLCSRCVENLG